The segment AAAGCAAGCATATCGATATAATGCTTATCAACGTTGATTTCACATACCCCGGCAGTCTGCGCAGCATCAACCATAAACAGAATATCATTTTCCCTCGCAATCTTGCCGATTTCCGGCACAGGTTGAATCGTACCCAAAACGTTCGGCGCATGTGTTAAAACAATCAGACGAGTTTTAGAAGTAATAGCATCCTTAATATTATCCGGATCAATAAAACCCTCTTCAGAATTTTTAATCTTTGTTACCGTAATGATATTTTTACTCTCAAGATTATAAAGAGCACGTGACACTGCATTGTGTTCAAGGTATGTTGTAATAACATGGTTGCCTGGCTTGAGGAGTCCCTTAATTCCCATATTGATTGCATCGGTGGCATTGAAAGTGAAAATGAACCGCCTGGCATCTTTAATTCCAAATAGCCGTGCAGCAATATTACGGGTATCTTCAATTTCCCTTTCTGCTGCCACTGCCATTTTGTGGCCTGAACGGCCTGGATTTGCTCCAGTAGTCCGGTAAAATGTGTCCATTGTCTTATATACAACTTCCGGTTTTGGAAACGTCGTTGCTGCATTATCGAGATATATCATATTCCTTACATTCCTATATATTTTGCGTAGAGACCCTTTGCAACCGATACATCGTTTGTACCGGAAATAATAGCCCGCCCATCCGGAAATACTGCTAATTCATAAGTACCAAGGTTTAATCGTAACATAAAATTGTTATACGATACGGCTCCTGCCCTCTCAAGCCGGATGGCAAGTTTTGTCAAATCAATTTCTGATGCATATGTATGCAGGATTTGTACAGCACTTCTCCCGCATAATGAAGTTGTTTCCGGGTGTTTCCCTTGAGTTAAAAATTCATAGTGGTGACGGCAACATACAATACAATCTGTCTTATTTGTAACAGTATCGGCCGGTACATACCTTACCATATTACGCCAGACATCTGCCTCCAGAAGACCTTTATTTAATGCATGATAATTTTCTGTCAGTATTTTTATTGCTTCTGTCACCTGAAAAGAGGCGACGATGCTGGCAACAGGAGCAATGATCCCGGCGGTATCACACGTTTCTATAGTACCAGGCGGCGGAATATTTTCAAGGATACACCGGAGACAGGGGGTTTTCCCCGGAATAATATTCATGGTAAGGCCAACAGATCCGATGCATGCCCCATAGATCCATGGTATTCCTTTTTTTACACTATAATCATTTATTAAAAATCGTGTCTGAAAATTATCGGTTCCATCAATAATGATATCAGCGTTTCCAATGAGTGTTTGAATATTCGACGGGTTTATATCTGCAACGGTTGAATCAATGCGTATCTGTGAATTTACTTTCCGAAGTTTTCTTTGTGCAGCTATAGCTTTCGGAAGATTTTTTTCAATATCTTCCTCATCAAATAGTGTTTGCCGCTGCAAATTGTGTTCTTCTATAAAATCACGATCAATAATATGGAGGCGTTTGATTCCGCTGCGGACAAGAAGGTTTGCAGAAGCGCATCCCAGCGCACCGCAACCGATAAGCACGACTGATTTCTCCATAAGTATCTTCTGGCCGCGATCACCTATGCCATAAAACAAAATCTGTCGTGCATAACGGTCTGACATGAAGGATTTTCTTGTAAAAAACTTCTTTGTAAATTAAACATGGAGGGATTCAAATATCTCCTGAAGTGGCCAAACCTTTTGTGGTGTAAATTCTCCGTTCTGTAGTCTTTATCCTTCAGGGATCTCAAAACTGCTTAAACATGAAGCATCTCCGGCAGCCAGTGCTTTTATTCGTTTGTATTTTATCCTGGGGTTTACCCCCTCACCAAACCCTGCAATCCATTCGTTTACGATAGTACACATGGTCAGAAAGTCTGCTCCTGCACTTTTCCAGTATGGCTCATGAACACAACTATCATGATCCCATGAAGTATGGT is part of the Candidatus Jettenia sp. AMX2 genome and harbors:
- a CDS encoding aminotransferase class V-fold PLP-dependent enzyme, producing the protein MIYLDNAATTFPKPEVVYKTMDTFYRTTGANPGRSGHKMAVAAEREIEDTRNIAARLFGIKDARRFIFTFNATDAINMGIKGLLKPGNHVITTYLEHNAVSRALYNLESKNIITVTKIKNSEEGFIDPDNIKDAITSKTRLIVLTHAPNVLGTIQPVPEIGKIARENDILFMVDAAQTAGVCEINVDKHYIDMLAFTGHKGPLGPTGTGGLYVGERLTLEPWREGGTGFESASLSQPAELPFRLESGTPNIVGIAGLRAGIEYVFSEGTDTIRMHEQKLIHKLIQSLQDDKRFILYGTKDSTRKVGILSINVKGFSPSEVGAILDQSFDIAVRPGLHCAPFAHQKIGTFPDGTVRISPGYFNTDDDIDQIITALDKIAREGERSSK
- a CDS encoding ThiF family adenylyltransferase; amino-acid sequence: MSDRYARQILFYGIGDRGQKILMEKSVVLIGCGALGCASANLLVRSGIKRLHIIDRDFIEEHNLQRQTLFDEEDIEKNLPKAIAAQRKLRKVNSQIRIDSTVADINPSNIQTLIGNADIIIDGTDNFQTRFLINDYSVKKGIPWIYGACIGSVGLTMNIIPGKTPCLRCILENIPPPGTIETCDTAGIIAPVASIVASFQVTEAIKILTENYHALNKGLLEADVWRNMVRYVPADTVTNKTDCIVCCRHHYEFLTQGKHPETTSLCGRSAVQILHTYASEIDLTKLAIRLERAGAVSYNNFMLRLNLGTYELAVFPDGRAIISGTNDVSVAKGLYAKYIGM